A DNA window from Criblamydia sequanensis CRIB-18 contains the following coding sequences:
- the rnr gene encoding ribonuclease R, producing MAKKTKKSKEDRLKENLLKTIREFLSSKKARPLSFEELIQKLKILPEHAPLINELLQSLLNEGEVSFSSGRYSYESSIGNEDLLKGTIKMHPRGFGFVIPEDRSAFPEDIFIPRHFTMNAVDGDKVEVLVSSLPQHDKGPEGKVLNILERSRRHLAGIIREFGENEEPIVYVPMLGANQRVILKQEGQKLLTVGDRIVIEVLEWGTKQSVTIARLLHKIGHISDPKCDIPAAIEEYDLKNSFSPLVLKEAEKFGKRIKPSDLKGRRDLRNEVTFTIDPDTAKDFDDALTLTKDKKGHYFLGVHIADVSHYVRAGSYLDEEAKNRANSTYFPGVCVPMLPKELSENLCSLKANVARLTASVFMEFDPAGELVSYSIDRSVIKSVKRLTYREAFAILQGKKKSPLKENLELMVELCRLLKRKRIDRGSVDLALPDLVVLVDPQGNPTGIDTVEYDITHQLVEEFMLKANEMVATHLDNLGKNLAFRVHDEPASENIQDFVKLTRSFGFEMPDKPTSYAIQKLFNEAVKSPYGQYLATSYIRRMKMAYYSPENIGHYGLGLTHYCHFTSPIRRYADLIVHRILFGDEDNLEYLEEATLHCSEQERVSAKAEMSVILLKKLRLIQKEFIKDPYQEYNAVVTSIKPFGITIEVLPHLLDGFIHISEIGNDFFDYDEQKMQLRGKRSKVTYNMGDTVTAVLKSIDLIMQESRWEILPKEGEKNLAALKPKKSRKDFKNVKKSKRNRKKR from the coding sequence ATGGCAAAAAAAACCAAAAAGTCAAAAGAAGATCGGCTGAAAGAAAATCTTTTGAAAACTATTAGAGAATTTTTAAGTTCAAAAAAAGCAAGGCCCCTTTCATTTGAAGAGTTAATCCAAAAATTAAAGATTTTGCCGGAGCATGCTCCTTTAATAAATGAGCTCCTTCAATCTCTTTTAAACGAGGGTGAAGTTTCTTTTTCATCCGGCCGCTATTCCTATGAGTCCTCTATCGGGAACGAAGATCTCCTTAAGGGGACTATAAAAATGCACCCTAGGGGTTTTGGCTTTGTCATCCCTGAGGACCGATCCGCATTTCCTGAAGACATTTTTATTCCAAGACACTTTACCATGAATGCAGTCGATGGAGATAAAGTGGAAGTGTTAGTCTCCTCTCTTCCGCAGCATGATAAAGGTCCTGAAGGCAAAGTCCTGAATATTTTGGAACGATCAAGAAGGCATCTTGCCGGAATCATTAGAGAATTTGGAGAAAATGAGGAACCGATCGTTTATGTGCCTATGCTTGGGGCTAACCAAAGAGTTATTCTAAAGCAGGAAGGTCAAAAGTTATTGACAGTCGGTGATCGAATCGTCATTGAAGTTTTGGAGTGGGGAACAAAACAATCGGTAACCATAGCGAGGCTTTTACATAAAATAGGTCACATTTCGGATCCAAAGTGCGACATACCGGCTGCCATTGAAGAGTATGATCTTAAAAATTCTTTTTCTCCTCTAGTTTTAAAAGAAGCTGAAAAATTTGGAAAAAGAATTAAGCCAAGCGATCTTAAAGGCAGACGCGATCTTCGAAATGAGGTGACTTTTACAATCGACCCTGACACTGCGAAAGATTTTGACGATGCCTTAACGCTTACTAAAGATAAAAAAGGGCATTATTTCTTGGGCGTCCATATAGCCGATGTGTCTCACTATGTAAGAGCCGGCTCCTATTTAGATGAAGAAGCGAAAAATCGCGCTAATTCGACTTATTTTCCCGGAGTTTGCGTCCCCATGCTGCCTAAGGAACTCTCTGAAAACTTATGCAGCCTGAAAGCTAATGTGGCAAGGCTTACAGCTTCTGTCTTTATGGAGTTTGACCCTGCAGGTGAGCTTGTTTCCTATAGTATTGATAGATCCGTAATTAAAAGCGTCAAAAGATTAACCTATAGAGAAGCTTTTGCCATCCTTCAGGGAAAAAAGAAAAGTCCGCTTAAGGAAAATCTAGAGTTGATGGTAGAGCTATGCCGGCTTCTAAAAAGAAAAAGAATCGATCGAGGAAGCGTAGACCTTGCTCTTCCGGATCTTGTAGTGCTTGTGGATCCTCAAGGGAACCCAACCGGCATTGACACAGTCGAATATGACATCACACACCAGCTTGTCGAAGAATTTATGCTTAAAGCCAATGAAATGGTGGCAACTCATCTTGACAACCTGGGCAAAAATCTGGCTTTTAGAGTTCATGACGAACCGGCTTCTGAAAATATTCAAGATTTCGTTAAATTAACAAGGTCCTTTGGCTTTGAGATGCCGGATAAGCCAACCTCCTATGCCATCCAGAAACTTTTTAACGAGGCTGTAAAAAGCCCTTACGGGCAGTACTTGGCTACAAGCTACATTCGCCGCATGAAAATGGCCTATTACTCGCCTGAAAACATCGGCCACTACGGGCTTGGTTTAACCCATTATTGCCACTTCACAAGCCCTATAAGGCGTTATGCGGACTTGATTGTCCACCGTATTTTATTTGGCGACGAGGATAATCTTGAATATTTGGAAGAAGCCACACTTCACTGTTCTGAGCAAGAAAGAGTTTCTGCAAAAGCTGAGATGAGCGTTATTCTTCTAAAGAAATTAAGGTTGATTCAAAAAGAATTTATTAAAGATCCTTATCAAGAATACAACGCTGTCGTCACAAGCATCAAGCCTTTTGGAATAACAATTGAAGTGCTGCCCCATCTTTTAGACGGCTTCATCCACATTTCTGAGATCGGGAATGACTTTTTCGACTACGACGAGCAAAAAATGCAGCTCCGAGGAAAAAGAAGCAAAGTCACCTATAATATGGGCGATACAGTTACTGCTGTTTTGAAAAGCATTGATTTGATTATGCAAGAGAGCAGATGGGAGATTCTCCCAAAAGAAGGCGAAAAAAATCTAGCTGCCCTTAAACCTAAAAAAAGTCGTAAAGATTTTAAAAATGTAAAAAAATCAAAAAGAAATAGAAAAAAAAGATGA
- a CDS encoding DNA-3-methyladenine glycosylase encodes MMLNEDFYLHDDVLFLAEKLIGKTLFTNIGGKLTAGIIVETEAYKAPEDKASHAYNLIRTKRNESMYRKGGTAYVYLCYGIHTMFNIVTNKEEMPHAILIRAIEPTLGIEVMLERRKKMNLTPSLTMGPGALTQALGITLKQDKVPLFGPEIWIEKEKKIIPSDAIDKSKRIGIDYAEEYKEMLWRFTLKNSPYIRKEKRVKE; translated from the coding sequence ATGATGTTAAACGAAGATTTTTATCTTCATGACGATGTTCTTTTTTTAGCGGAAAAGCTGATTGGGAAAACTCTTTTCACAAACATTGGGGGAAAACTTACCGCAGGCATCATTGTTGAAACAGAAGCCTATAAAGCACCTGAAGATAAAGCGTCTCATGCATATAATTTAATTCGAACAAAACGAAATGAAAGCATGTATAGAAAAGGGGGCACTGCCTACGTTTATCTATGCTATGGCATTCATACGATGTTTAATATTGTCACAAATAAAGAAGAGATGCCTCATGCTATATTGATAAGAGCAATTGAGCCGACCCTTGGAATTGAAGTCATGCTGGAGCGGCGAAAAAAAATGAATCTTACCCCCTCTCTAACCATGGGCCCGGGAGCTTTAACTCAAGCTTTAGGTATTACTTTAAAACAAGACAAAGTACCTTTGTTCGGGCCAGAGATCTGGATAGAAAAAGAAAAGAAAATAATTCCATCTGATGCGATTGACAAAAGCAAACGGATCGGCATCGATTATGCCGAAGAGTATAAAGAAATGCTTTGGAGATTTACTTTAAAAAATTCTCCCTACATAAGAAAAGAGAAACGGGTTAAAGAGTAA
- a CDS encoding DUF502 domain-containing protein: MKKYFITGLVILLPLAVTLAIVLFFLNLLTGPFIGIVQSLFDHYHVFEKGFSFLGAKQTQIIISQVSILLFLFLFTVLLGFLARWFFLHALIKFWDSLIHRIPFISSVYKTCQDVINTMLTSETKSFKQVVLVPFPFKDSHSIGLVTREDIKGISTKNGDTFVGVFVPTTPNPTSGYLVLYKPEDLIYIDMKVEEALKYIISCGVIMNEPLKALEEKKPNMDETNNPLK; encoded by the coding sequence ATGAAAAAATATTTTATCACCGGGCTTGTTATCCTTCTGCCGCTTGCCGTGACTTTAGCCATTGTCCTTTTTTTTCTAAACCTTTTGACCGGTCCTTTTATCGGGATTGTCCAGTCTCTTTTTGACCACTACCATGTCTTTGAAAAAGGGTTTTCATTTTTAGGGGCTAAGCAAACCCAAATTATCATCAGTCAAGTCTCTATCCTTTTATTTTTGTTTTTATTTACAGTACTTCTTGGTTTTTTAGCGCGCTGGTTCTTTTTGCATGCCCTTATTAAATTTTGGGATAGCTTGATTCACCGCATTCCCTTTATCAGCTCGGTTTACAAAACCTGCCAAGATGTCATCAATACAATGCTGACAAGCGAAACAAAATCTTTTAAACAAGTCGTATTAGTTCCTTTTCCTTTTAAAGACAGCCACTCCATAGGACTTGTGACAAGAGAAGACATCAAAGGCATTTCCACTAAAAACGGGGATACTTTCGTTGGGGTCTTTGTGCCGACAACTCCAAACCCGACTTCAGGGTATTTAGTGCTTTATAAGCCGGAAGATTTAATCTACATCGATATGAAAGTCGAGGAAGCTTTAAAGTACATTATTTCCTGCGGGGTAATCATGAACGAACCTTTAAAAGCTTTAGAAGAAAAAAAACCAAACATGGACGAAACAAATAACCCTCTTAAGTAA
- a CDS encoding DUF502 domain-containing protein translates to MKKNFITGLAILLPFVITALLFIFLVNLLTKPFVGIVENLFDSFGLSDTTIGFFHVYQIVPLLSRLIVVVFLILLTFLFGFLGRIVFFNFFLKIGNQLIHKIPFINKIYKAVQDVIHTLFQNDSKSFSKVVLIPFPTDRNLSIGLITREGAEEKSDNLYGEISVFVPATPNPTMGFMILYRKDQLIYLDMSVEEALKFVVSFGVMASPFENEGKDKNLSL, encoded by the coding sequence ATGAAAAAAAATTTCATTACCGGACTTGCGATTCTTCTTCCTTTTGTGATTACCGCGCTCCTTTTTATTTTTCTTGTCAATTTGTTGACCAAGCCCTTTGTCGGGATTGTTGAAAACTTATTTGATTCATTCGGTTTAAGCGACACCACAATCGGTTTTTTTCACGTCTATCAAATAGTCCCTCTTTTAAGCCGTTTGATAGTCGTTGTCTTCTTAATCTTATTGACCTTCCTTTTTGGCTTCTTAGGAAGAATTGTTTTCTTTAATTTCTTTTTAAAAATCGGGAACCAGTTGATTCATAAGATTCCCTTCATAAATAAAATCTATAAAGCTGTTCAAGATGTGATTCACACTCTTTTTCAAAATGATAGCAAGAGCTTTTCAAAAGTTGTTCTCATCCCCTTTCCAACAGATAGAAATTTGTCCATCGGATTGATTACAAGAGAAGGAGCTGAAGAAAAAAGCGATAACCTTTATGGGGAAATTTCTGTTTTTGTTCCGGCTACACCGAACCCCACCATGGGATTTATGATTTTATATAGAAAAGATCAATTGATATATTTAGACATGTCCGTCGAAGAGGCTTTAAAATTTGTCGTCTCTTTTGGAGTTATGGCCTCTCCTTTTGAAAACGAGGGAAAAGATAAAAACCTTAGCTTGTGA
- a CDS encoding NADPH-dependent FMN reductase has protein sequence MKIIGISGSLRSNSLSQAFLEFLLRGMEERGFLTSKADLKILNLPFYNPKEGEEELTLAAYKKMMEEADGLLIINPEYHGSISGALKNALDYLESSKMVGKVAALVSMLGGEAGGFSLEHLTTVARKLHLWVSPATLIIPKCETNIGKMGEPLTKELKDRVEIFLDKFEFGLKKLKG, from the coding sequence ATGAAAATTATCGGTATTTCAGGAAGCCTTCGATCAAATTCTTTGAGCCAGGCTTTTTTAGAGTTTTTACTAAGAGGCATGGAAGAAAGAGGTTTCCTAACTTCCAAAGCGGATTTAAAAATATTGAATCTGCCTTTTTATAACCCCAAAGAGGGAGAAGAGGAGCTTACTTTAGCGGCCTACAAAAAAATGATGGAAGAGGCGGACGGCCTTCTTATTATCAACCCGGAATATCATGGAAGCATTAGCGGCGCTTTAAAAAATGCCTTGGATTATCTGGAATCTAGCAAAATGGTTGGAAAAGTCGCAGCTTTAGTTTCGATGCTTGGAGGGGAGGCCGGCGGTTTTTCTTTAGAGCATCTTACAACTGTCGCAAGGAAACTACACCTATGGGTGTCGCCCGCGACTTTAATCATCCCAAAATGCGAAACTAATATTGGAAAAATGGGCGAGCCTTTAACAAAAGAGCTTAAAGATAGAGTCGAAATTTTTTTAGACAAATTTGAATTCGGCTTAAAAAAACTTAAGGGTTAA
- the miaA gene encoding tRNA (adenosine(37)-N6)-dimethylallyltransferase MiaA — protein MSGCETGSGVSCEQEEMERILFGFKLEAQKQLVSLQKPRKKVLVIAGPTAVGKSRFALDLAKTINGEIISADSMQVYKGMDIGTAKLPLNEREGIPHHLIDIRAIRDVFNVVDFYYEARHLCQQIIARDAVPIVVGGSGFYIHSLIYGPPSGPPSVAELRKALEEEVEKFGIEAMFKKLKELDPQYASTITAGDKQKIVRAIEIIRLTGKKVSKLSWKGRRRPQNYDFRCWFLFKPREHLYRVIDKRCERMIEDGFIDEVKALLDEGLKENSSALQSIGYRQVLDFFETSQTKEDYQKFIEKFKQATRSYAKRQLTWFRKEPDFRWLDLDLHDYEVAQELVINDFLNS, from the coding sequence ATGAGCGGGTGTGAGACAGGCAGCGGTGTTTCTTGCGAGCAAGAAGAAATGGAACGCATTTTATTCGGGTTTAAACTAGAAGCCCAAAAACAGCTCGTCTCACTTCAAAAACCAAGAAAAAAAGTGCTTGTTATTGCGGGGCCGACAGCGGTTGGTAAATCCCGCTTTGCTTTGGATCTTGCCAAAACTATAAATGGCGAAATTATTTCAGCTGATTCCATGCAAGTCTATAAAGGGATGGATATCGGAACTGCCAAATTGCCCTTAAATGAAAGAGAAGGCATCCCCCACCATCTTATAGACATTAGAGCTATTCGAGACGTTTTCAATGTGGTTGATTTTTACTATGAAGCAAGACACCTTTGCCAGCAAATTATTGCAAGAGATGCAGTTCCAATAGTTGTTGGCGGGTCCGGTTTTTACATTCACTCTTTAATCTATGGTCCCCCAAGCGGACCTCCCTCTGTTGCAGAACTTAGAAAAGCCCTCGAAGAAGAAGTGGAAAAATTCGGGATTGAGGCGATGTTTAAGAAACTAAAAGAGCTAGATCCGCAATATGCATCGACAATCACCGCCGGAGATAAACAAAAAATTGTTCGAGCGATTGAAATTATTCGTCTGACAGGCAAAAAAGTTAGTAAGCTATCCTGGAAGGGAAGGCGTCGCCCCCAAAATTATGACTTCAGATGCTGGTTCCTTTTCAAACCAAGAGAGCATCTTTATCGTGTGATCGATAAACGATGTGAGAGAATGATAGAGGATGGCTTTATAGATGAGGTAAAGGCCTTGCTTGATGAAGGCCTTAAAGAAAACTCATCAGCTCTGCAATCTATTGGGTATCGGCAAGTCCTTGATTTTTTTGAAACTTCGCAGACAAAAGAAGATTATCAAAAATTTATTGAGAAATTCAAACAGGCAACAAGAAGTTATGCAAAAAGACAGCTCACCTGGTTCAGAAAAGAACCGGATTTTCGCTGGCTTGATTTAGATCTTCATGATTATGAAGTGGCTCAAGAGCTTGTTATTAATGATTTTTTAAATTCTTAA
- a CDS encoding STAS domain-containing protein, with the protein MENVVDLKEEQEGDLTILKIKGRLDAISAPNAEKKVFECINNGQHNLLMDFSEVDYLSSAGMRMLLSTTKKLKTLSGRLVLCSVNVNVLDVLKMSGFDHVLDIAQTKDEAKSKFHH; encoded by the coding sequence ATGGAAAATGTAGTCGATTTAAAAGAAGAGCAAGAAGGCGATCTCACAATTTTAAAAATTAAGGGACGTTTAGATGCCATTTCCGCGCCGAACGCTGAAAAGAAAGTTTTCGAATGCATTAATAATGGTCAGCATAACCTATTAATGGACTTTTCCGAGGTCGACTATCTATCTAGCGCAGGTATGAGAATGCTTCTTTCAACTACTAAAAAGCTTAAGACTCTATCGGGTAGGCTTGTCCTTTGTTCTGTCAATGTGAATGTCTTGGATGTTCTTAAAATGTCCGGTTTTGACCATGTGCTTGATATTGCTCAAACTAAAGATGAAGCGAAGAGCAAATTCCATCATTAA
- a CDS encoding single-stranded DNA-binding protein, with the protein MMALNKVFIAGRLTRKPELRKTPNGMAVTDLFVALNREFVTQGGEKQQEVCFVDVVVWGKQAEACVQYLDCSSTVFVEGRLQLDVWYGKDANDKRCKLRVAADRVQFLDRLQATQTQEKFASQAN; encoded by the coding sequence ATGATGGCACTCAATAAAGTTTTTATTGCCGGAAGGCTTACAAGAAAGCCGGAGCTTAGAAAAACTCCAAATGGCATGGCCGTTACAGATTTATTTGTTGCTCTTAACCGAGAATTTGTGACTCAAGGTGGAGAAAAGCAGCAAGAAGTTTGTTTTGTCGATGTCGTTGTTTGGGGAAAACAAGCGGAAGCTTGCGTTCAATATTTAGATTGTTCTTCGACAGTTTTTGTTGAAGGCCGATTGCAGCTTGATGTTTGGTATGGTAAAGATGCCAATGACAAGCGATGCAAACTGAGAGTGGCAGCAGACAGAGTTCAATTTTTAGATCGTCTGCAAGCTACACAAACTCAAGAAAAATTTGCAAGCCAGGCTAATTAA
- a CDS encoding D-alanine--D-alanine ligase family protein, which yields MTNKKRKKIALLFGGNSAEHEISIVTALQAYQAVDHLEFETIPVYITQQGKWYTGDALFKKASYKAFDPDTLNLRRVTLLPEPEIQGLLIYGKNNKIDLNQKIEIDACLLCFHGQQGEDGAMQGLLELADLPYTGSPIAASALAMNKSHCKALLSHFGIPTLPWTVVRKKEALVNFQNVIETILNNKEMSFPLFIKPTQLGSSIGISKVLNENELRKSLAQVFVYDNEAIIEPCLTSVLEINVSVLEGHPPLASVVETPISSDGALSYEDKYLRGGKNSDVQGMASLQRIIDPKDLDESIKKSVQNYAIKGFSILGCLGLVRFDFMLDLNENRLYFNELNPIPGSLSFYLWEKSHPQKIYTDLLSDLIFMAIMRKKENLSLKKNLDNLQKVITA from the coding sequence ATGACTAACAAAAAAAGAAAAAAAATTGCCCTTCTATTCGGGGGTAATTCTGCTGAACATGAAATTTCAATTGTCACGGCATTGCAAGCCTATCAAGCTGTAGATCATCTAGAATTTGAAACCATTCCTGTCTATATTACTCAGCAAGGCAAATGGTATACAGGTGATGCTTTGTTTAAAAAGGCAAGTTACAAAGCCTTTGATCCTGACACCTTAAACTTGAGACGGGTAACTTTGCTCCCTGAACCTGAGATTCAAGGCTTACTCATTTATGGTAAAAATAACAAAATCGATTTAAATCAAAAAATTGAAATAGACGCATGTCTTCTTTGCTTTCATGGCCAGCAAGGTGAAGATGGAGCGATGCAAGGTTTGCTTGAGCTTGCCGATTTACCTTATACCGGTTCTCCCATAGCCGCAAGCGCACTTGCTATGAATAAATCTCATTGCAAGGCTCTCCTTTCACATTTTGGCATTCCCACTCTACCTTGGACTGTAGTTAGGAAAAAAGAGGCCCTTGTAAATTTTCAAAATGTCATTGAAACTATTCTTAATAATAAAGAAATGTCTTTTCCCCTTTTTATAAAACCTACACAATTAGGTTCAAGTATTGGCATTTCAAAAGTTCTAAATGAAAATGAGTTAAGGAAATCCCTTGCCCAAGTTTTTGTTTATGATAATGAAGCTATTATAGAGCCTTGTCTGACTTCCGTCCTGGAAATAAACGTTTCTGTCTTAGAAGGGCACCCCCCCCTTGCATCGGTAGTTGAAACACCCATTTCATCGGATGGGGCTTTAAGTTATGAGGATAAGTACCTTAGGGGAGGAAAAAATTCCGACGTTCAAGGGATGGCTAGTTTGCAAAGAATCATTGATCCGAAAGATCTTGATGAATCTATAAAAAAATCTGTGCAAAATTATGCGATTAAAGGGTTCTCAATATTAGGATGTTTAGGTCTTGTGCGATTTGATTTCATGTTAGACTTAAATGAAAATCGACTTTATTTTAATGAATTGAATCCCATACCGGGATCTCTTTCTTTCTATCTTTGGGAAAAAAGCCATCCTCAAAAAATTTATACAGATCTTTTAAGCGATTTGATTTTCATGGCTATAATGAGAAAAAAAGAAAATCTATCGTTAAAGAAAAATTTGGATAATCTGCAAAAAGTCATAACTGCATAA
- a CDS encoding Mur ligase family protein — translation MLLVSQILFSCSFLLFLSRRILNYLRFFQQEDYRPKRFLKWFLWAKAFDTKGTLILALAFLGRFFFEPTFLYFLLSFGFLYSFFKEEDPRVFGKIPLKMTNRAKRLFLVSLSLSFILSLSAYALGDFFKELVFFAFFLQMQPLILLLSWLLLHPDEKRRQNKFLRQASLKLEKVDPFVIGITGSYGKTSTKHALAHLLNTCVGPTFFPKGSVNTPMGITVEVNEKLKPYHQFAVIEMAAYGIGSIRNLSCFTKPKAAILTNIGLAHLERFKLTQTIQKAKAELAEALPKGGLLVCNGDSPLIREIAKNHRDKNIIFYGYSDHLGPIDLLIEFKENTLKGTSFTFTWKGKCYSGTTPLFGKANLSNIAASFAMSSELGGNPDFLMAAIGCMEPVNNRLEIKQDKGVTYIKDAYNSNPLGFKDALEVMEALPGQRKFLMTPGMIELGPLQAHENEEAGKRASRFLDTALIVGKVNREALNRGLSSQMTPSQVLFFDFREEALAFLKKEAREGDVILLENDLTDIYESKSSF, via the coding sequence ATGCTGCTTGTTTCGCAAATTTTATTTTCTTGTTCTTTCTTACTTTTTCTTTCCAGAAGAATATTGAATTATCTTCGGTTCTTTCAGCAAGAAGATTATAGGCCAAAGCGATTTTTAAAATGGTTTTTGTGGGCTAAAGCGTTTGATACGAAAGGGACCCTGATTTTAGCCCTGGCTTTTCTCGGAAGATTTTTTTTTGAACCGACCTTTCTTTATTTCCTTCTCTCTTTTGGGTTCCTCTACTCTTTTTTTAAAGAAGAGGATCCAAGGGTGTTTGGTAAAATACCCTTAAAAATGACAAATAGGGCAAAACGTTTATTTTTAGTAAGCTTAAGCTTATCTTTTATCTTATCGCTTTCAGCCTATGCTTTAGGGGATTTTTTTAAAGAGCTTGTGTTCTTTGCTTTCTTTTTGCAAATGCAGCCCCTTATTTTACTTCTCTCTTGGCTCCTTCTTCATCCGGATGAAAAAAGAAGACAAAATAAGTTTTTAAGACAAGCAAGCCTAAAGCTTGAAAAGGTAGACCCATTTGTGATTGGGATCACAGGAAGCTATGGCAAAACTTCAACAAAACATGCGCTCGCACATCTTTTAAATACTTGCGTGGGTCCTACTTTTTTTCCAAAAGGAAGTGTGAATACTCCTATGGGGATTACAGTTGAAGTGAATGAGAAGCTAAAGCCTTACCATCAATTTGCTGTGATCGAAATGGCAGCTTATGGAATCGGTTCAATAAGAAATCTTTCTTGTTTCACAAAGCCTAAAGCTGCGATTTTAACTAACATTGGTTTGGCGCATTTGGAGAGGTTTAAACTTACGCAAACCATCCAAAAAGCAAAAGCTGAACTTGCTGAAGCCCTTCCAAAGGGGGGGCTTTTGGTTTGCAATGGGGATTCACCCTTGATTCGTGAGATTGCCAAAAATCATAGGGATAAAAATATTATATTTTATGGCTATTCGGATCATTTGGGACCTATTGATTTACTAATAGAATTCAAAGAAAATACTTTAAAAGGAACTTCTTTTACCTTTACTTGGAAAGGGAAGTGTTATTCAGGCACAACCCCCCTTTTTGGCAAAGCCAATCTTTCCAATATCGCAGCCTCTTTTGCCATGAGTTCAGAACTTGGGGGAAACCCTGATTTTTTAATGGCAGCTATTGGTTGCATGGAACCTGTGAATAACCGGCTGGAAATCAAACAAGACAAAGGGGTTACCTATATCAAAGATGCTTATAACTCTAATCCCTTGGGATTTAAAGATGCCTTAGAGGTGATGGAAGCACTTCCCGGACAGCGTAAATTTTTAATGACGCCCGGAATGATTGAGCTTGGGCCTCTTCAAGCTCATGAGAACGAAGAAGCCGGCAAAAGGGCCAGTCGTTTTTTAGATACCGCTTTGATTGTCGGAAAGGTGAATCGTGAGGCCTTAAACCGCGGCTTATCCTCGCAAATGACCCCTTCACAGGTTCTTTTTTTCGATTTTAGGGAAGAGGCTTTAGCTTTTTTAAAAAAAGAAGCTCGCGAGGGAGATGTGATTCTCCTTGAAAATGATTTAACAGACATCTATGAAAGCAAGAGCTCATTTTAG
- a CDS encoding alpha/beta fold hydrolase produces MIDQDAVPCGKESYIPLSGKIFGEGKDKVILLLHGWGLSAKELYPLAELLQSHREVHCLDLPGFGKTPFPKIAWSSLDYAKCLNYYIQEMRIKKVEILGHSFGGKVAAQFATLYPEKAEKLIFVSSSGLNRKRTIPEALKFLSIRSLGKILKTLDKTISTKVYETWFIPKFASSDYKNAKEMRPTLLKTLKEDLTGVFSNIQAKSLILWGEEDRETPLQMGIRIHHLIKDSVLIVLERKGHNPFEGVGSHLIAKYILNFLNGR; encoded by the coding sequence TCAAGACGCTGTTCCATGCGGGAAAGAAAGCTACATCCCTCTTTCAGGCAAAATTTTCGGCGAGGGCAAAGATAAAGTTATTCTTTTACTTCATGGTTGGGGATTGTCTGCTAAAGAACTCTACCCCTTGGCCGAACTTTTGCAAAGCCATCGAGAAGTTCATTGTCTTGATTTGCCGGGTTTTGGAAAGACTCCTTTTCCAAAAATTGCCTGGAGCTCTTTGGATTATGCCAAGTGTCTTAACTATTATATTCAAGAAATGAGAATCAAAAAAGTTGAAATCTTAGGGCATTCCTTCGGTGGAAAAGTAGCTGCTCAATTTGCAACGCTTTATCCCGAGAAGGCTGAAAAATTAATCTTCGTTTCTTCATCAGGACTCAATCGAAAAAGAACGATTCCGGAAGCTTTGAAATTTCTAAGCATTCGCTCGCTTGGAAAAATACTAAAAACTTTGGATAAAACTATTTCGACAAAAGTGTATGAAACTTGGTTTATTCCAAAATTTGCATCAAGCGATTATAAAAATGCTAAGGAAATGAGGCCCACTCTTCTAAAAACGCTTAAAGAAGACCTGACAGGGGTATTTTCAAACATTCAAGCCAAATCCCTGATTTTATGGGGGGAAGAAGATAGAGAAACCCCTCTTCAGATGGGAATTAGGATTCACCATTTGATCAAAGATTCTGTGCTTATTGTGTTGGAAAGAAAAGGGCACAATCCCTTTGAAGGCGTTGGCTCCCATCTTATTGCAAAGTATATCCTGAATTTTTTAAATGGGCGCTAG